GCGGTGGCGAGAGCTTTTTCGGTTCATCAGCATCAAAAAAAGGTGCAATAACTTTCTGTATTGATTATGCATATGTGTCATATGGCGAGTGGGAAGCCACACACAGGATTTCCGTCGGACTCCAATTTTAATAATTTAATTTTTGATTAAAGCCACAGAATTTCACAGAAAATCACAGAAAAATGTCATTCCCGAATGCCTCTGTCGGGAATCTATTCAGTGTTATTCTGTGTTCATCTGTGGCTGATTATTTTATGAATAACGAAGATGTACTTGTTTATATCAAACAAGGCGATGCTTACAAAATAGCAGGTAATATCACATTAGCAATTTCAGAATATCAGAAAGCATTAAAAATAGAACCAACGAATCCTACCTCACTGCTGAAACTTGGACAGGTCTATGAAACAAAAGGCGATACTGATAAAGAACAGGCGTTTTATCTGCTCGCACAAAATGTTTACGAGAAAGCACTCTTGAAAGAACCGAATAATCCGGAAATACATAATTCAATAATTTCGCTCGGTGTTAAACAGAACAGAATTGATTTGCTCGTTAAACAGTACAAAGAAAAACTGGCAAAAGAGCCAACAAATCTTGTGCTGGTGGAAGCGGTTCGGAAACTGGCAACAATATCAATGGTGAGTATTCCACCACAGGTACAGATTGGTAGCGAAAAAAGCGGCTGTGCTAAAATTTTTATTGATTATGTTTTCCCATTCGTAGGAATTATACCATTGCTTTTAGGTGTAATGATACCAAAACTAAAAATCTTGCAAACACCGGGTATCGTAATAGTAGTTGCCTACCTTATCTATAAATTCTCAACTGCTAAAAAATCAACCAAAAGCAAACAGTGGTAATAAATTTTTTTATTGCAACAACCCTGATAATCTCGCCGTTAATGCGTGCTTCATGGGATTTGTGGGCACAAACAATAATACATCTGATAACACTCCTTGCAATTTTAATTTTGATTTTTAAAAAAGAAACCTTTCTACCTTTCTACCTTTCTACCTTTCTACCTTTATTCATATTCACACTTTTTTGTTTTATATCCATTTTTACTTCGTTCAATTTCTACGAATCCAGAAACGAATTTTTTAATATCTTGAATTATATCGCAATTTTTTATCTTGTAAAATATACAGATAAAAAATATATCATACCGCCGGCTCTGATAAGCGGATTGATTCTGGCGTTTTACGGATTTTATCAGAAAATTTTTATAGGCGGAAATATCGCGTCTTTTATGAATAACCCTAATATCTTTGCCGGCTATCTTGTAGGACTTATATGTCTGACTTTTAGTTCCTTTATCTATAGACCCCAGAGCCCAACCGAACAAATGTTCGGCACCGAACACTTGTTCGGTTACTGTTTGCTTATTATTTTTGTAGCG
The DNA window shown above is from Elusimicrobiota bacterium and carries:
- a CDS encoding tetratricopeptide repeat protein — translated: MNNEDVLVYIKQGDAYKIAGNITLAISEYQKALKIEPTNPTSLLKLGQVYETKGDTDKEQAFYLLAQNVYEKALLKEPNNPEIHNSIISLGVKQNRIDLLVKQYKEKLAKEPTNLVLVEAVRKLATISMVSIPPQVQIGSEKSGCAKIFIDYVFPFVGIIPLLLGVMIPKLKILQTPGIVIVVAYLIYKFSTAKKSTKSKQW